The Streptomyces sp. NBC_01244 genome contains a region encoding:
- a CDS encoding MFS transporter produces the protein MRAETSTAARKGAFLAVAVALFCIQLDFFALNLAIPGIAAELGVTVSAAQWTLSAYMLAIGCFFIVGGRVGDVFGRRGTLLAGTALFTAGTVGCTLAPGLGPLVAARIAQGVGAAFVFPVAVSVITNTFPEESRAKALGAVFGVANIGTAIGPFVGGGFTEGPGWRWIFWLMAPLSLFSLLAALAYVPDSRDTSAPRELDLLGCALIVGALAALTLTVERADAWGWTSARVMLGFAVTVVSGGLFLVRERLARHPLIDLGLFRDVPYVLVTGMGTLTNMGYGVTVFLATLYLQGVRGLSPLLAGTVFLAPALLVALSGPLGARLGRHLRPTTVMALAGIGAGTGMYALTQVSVWWLYVPVFAWCGLGLGLGWTYASVATQQLVPPARAGEASGVLLTFLVTAGAIALAATVAGISAMTPQRSPEEAYDAILRLGGVAVLATAVLVLAVRRGLAARGRAR, from the coding sequence ATGCGCGCAGAGACTTCCACCGCGGCGCGGAAGGGGGCCTTCCTCGCGGTCGCCGTCGCCCTGTTCTGCATCCAGCTCGACTTCTTCGCGCTCAACCTCGCCATCCCGGGGATCGCCGCGGAGCTCGGCGTCACGGTGTCCGCCGCACAGTGGACCTTGTCCGCGTACATGCTCGCCATCGGCTGCTTCTTCATCGTCGGCGGCCGCGTGGGGGACGTCTTCGGCAGGCGGGGCACGCTGCTGGCCGGAACCGCCCTGTTCACCGCCGGAACCGTGGGGTGCACGCTGGCACCCGGCCTCGGTCCCCTGGTCGCGGCCCGGATCGCCCAGGGCGTGGGCGCGGCCTTCGTCTTCCCGGTGGCCGTGTCCGTGATCACCAACACCTTTCCCGAGGAGTCCCGCGCCAAGGCCCTGGGCGCCGTGTTCGGCGTCGCCAACATCGGGACCGCGATCGGGCCCTTCGTGGGCGGAGGGTTCACCGAGGGGCCGGGCTGGCGCTGGATCTTCTGGCTGATGGCACCCCTGAGCCTGTTCTCGCTGCTCGCCGCTCTCGCGTACGTCCCCGACTCGCGTGACACGTCGGCGCCGCGCGAGCTCGATCTGCTCGGATGCGCCCTGATCGTCGGGGCGCTGGCCGCCCTCACCCTGACCGTGGAGCGCGCGGACGCCTGGGGGTGGACCAGTGCGCGCGTCATGCTCGGCTTCGCGGTGACGGTGGTGAGCGGTGGGCTGTTCCTGGTGCGGGAGCGGCTGGCCCGGCACCCGCTGATCGATCTGGGGCTGTTCCGCGACGTCCCGTACGTCCTGGTCACCGGGATGGGCACGCTCACGAACATGGGTTACGGGGTCACCGTCTTCCTCGCCACCCTCTACCTGCAGGGCGTACGGGGGCTGTCACCGCTCCTGGCCGGCACGGTCTTCCTGGCCCCGGCGCTGCTGGTGGCGCTCAGCGGGCCGCTGGGAGCGCGCCTGGGCCGGCATCTGCGGCCGACCACGGTGATGGCGCTGGCCGGAATCGGCGCGGGCACGGGGATGTACGCGCTGACCCAGGTCAGCGTCTGGTGGCTGTACGTACCGGTGTTCGCGTGGTGCGGCCTGGGCCTCGGGCTGGGCTGGACCTACGCGAGCGTGGCGACCCAGCAGCTCGTCCCTCCGGCCAGGGCCGGGGAGGCGTCGGGGGTACTGCTGACGTTCCTGGTCACCGCGGGTGCGATCGCGCTGGCCGCGACGGTCGCGGGGATCTCCGCGATGACGCCGCAGCGGTCGCCCGAGGAGGCCTACGACGCGATCCTGCGGCTGGGCGGTGTGGCCGTCCTCGCCACGGCCGTGCTCGTTCTGGCCGTACGGCGTGGACTCGCGGCGCGGGGCCGGGCCCGCTGA
- a CDS encoding terpene synthase family protein, which yields MTGTRTHEAGHVDGRGPGSDLVQGADDYDARSAEFMSRFGLGGGTARSTRLTAGLNGIAVRIAPYADPFAAQLLSDLAVWVFAFDDLCDEDLPHLTPTGMLTMVARLQRTIEAPEVPLDGDPFGLALRDIRLRVDAIATPVQVRRWVDAMRGYFLAEARIGADTTAPRGPEDVSDYLLTRLHSGAALAVPVLLDAVGAALPAPSWEDRRIRALTEMAAGIVVVDSDIHSFAKESERGSRSGNLIALLEGPQGPGSGSGSGSGPGSRPGQGLQAASALRDSMMSRFLHLGRQTAMAPADPRIAHFLDALTQYVHGVRDWCGATSRYHPEQPDDTRNQSRGAGTGVRPPDGTSLAPPPIASIAWWWAVDGAPPSSA from the coding sequence ATGACAGGAACACGGACGCACGAAGCCGGCCACGTCGACGGCCGCGGCCCGGGCAGCGACCTGGTCCAGGGAGCGGACGACTACGACGCGCGCTCAGCGGAGTTCATGAGCCGCTTCGGCCTGGGCGGAGGGACGGCTCGCAGCACGCGGCTGACCGCGGGGCTGAACGGGATCGCGGTGAGGATCGCACCGTACGCCGACCCGTTCGCGGCCCAGTTGCTCAGCGACCTCGCCGTGTGGGTGTTCGCCTTCGACGACCTCTGCGACGAGGACCTTCCGCATCTCACCCCCACCGGGATGCTCACGATGGTCGCCCGGCTCCAGCGGACGATCGAGGCCCCCGAGGTTCCCCTCGACGGAGACCCCTTCGGCCTGGCCCTGCGCGACATCCGACTCCGTGTGGACGCGATCGCCACCCCCGTACAGGTCAGGAGGTGGGTCGACGCCATGCGCGGCTACTTCCTCGCCGAGGCCCGCATCGGCGCCGACACGACCGCGCCGCGAGGCCCGGAGGACGTGAGCGACTACCTGCTGACCCGCCTGCACTCCGGAGCCGCCCTGGCCGTACCCGTGCTGCTCGACGCGGTCGGTGCCGCCCTGCCCGCACCGTCGTGGGAGGACCGGAGGATCCGAGCGCTGACCGAGATGGCGGCGGGGATCGTCGTCGTGGACAGCGACATCCATTCCTTCGCGAAGGAGAGCGAACGCGGCAGCCGTAGCGGCAACCTGATAGCACTCCTGGAAGGCCCGCAGGGGCCCGGGTCCGGGTCCGGGTCCGGGTCCGGACCCGGATCCAGACCTGGCCAGGGCCTGCAAGCCGCCTCCGCGCTCCGGGACTCGATGATGAGCCGATTCCTCCACCTGGGTCGGCAGACCGCGATGGCCCCGGCGGACCCGCGAATCGCCCACTTCCTGGACGCACTCACCCAGTACGTCCACGGGGTGCGGGACTGGTGCGGGGCGACCTCCCGCTACCACCCCGAGCAACCGGACGACACCCGCAACCAGTCCCGCGGAGCCGGAACCGGCGTGCGCCCACCGGACGGCACATCCCTCGCACCCCCGCCGATCGCATCGATCGCATGGTGGTGGGCCGTCGACGGCGCCCCGCCGTCCTCTGCATGA
- a CDS encoding GOLPH3/VPS74 family protein, which produces MTTPRDLLIIAMDVESGRTAEQGELSLALAGAEVVDLLAARAIALDGDHIVPGEEAELGDPLLDAAAASLVREAPYESVVDWLWRRGLGLSASYQAVLEEEGQLVRQRRRGFSLRPGELVPADSPARRRARERWKSEDPVLVLLAQALEGGDNLAGDAPDVADDSVATVLAAVNDAVVELASVRQRRAIENAAFDNIWRGSGG; this is translated from the coding sequence ATGACCACACCGCGGGACTTGTTGATCATCGCCATGGACGTGGAGTCCGGTCGGACTGCCGAACAGGGCGAACTGTCGCTCGCGCTCGCGGGGGCCGAGGTGGTCGACCTCCTTGCCGCCCGGGCCATCGCGCTGGACGGTGATCACATCGTGCCGGGCGAGGAGGCGGAACTGGGCGATCCCCTGTTGGACGCGGCAGCGGCGTCGCTCGTTCGGGAGGCGCCCTACGAGTCCGTCGTCGACTGGCTGTGGCGCAGAGGGCTCGGCCTGTCCGCGAGCTACCAGGCCGTGCTCGAAGAGGAAGGGCAGCTCGTACGGCAACGCCGCCGCGGGTTCTCCCTCCGACCGGGTGAGCTGGTACCGGCCGATTCGCCCGCCCGCCGTCGGGCCCGGGAGCGGTGGAAGTCGGAAGATCCTGTCCTCGTTCTCCTGGCGCAGGCACTGGAAGGCGGAGACAACCTCGCCGGAGACGCTCCGGACGTGGCCGACGACAGCGTGGCGACGGTATTGGCCGCGGTCAACGACGCAGTGGTGGAACTGGCGTCCGTACGGCAGCGCCGGGCCATCGAGAATGCGGCCTTCGACAACATCTGGCGCGGCAGCGGCGGCTGA
- a CDS encoding hydrolase, producing MSEITLDRNTALVLIDLQKGILSLPVVTPAEQILAKGIRLADAFRAAGLPVVLVRVAWSPDGGDLPTTHTDRPGPTTAPPAEFSVLPAELTTGANDIVVTKRHWGAFTGTELDLQLRRRGIKRIVLAGISTSIGVESTARSAWEHSYDLVFAEDATTDTDADAHAHTFGKIFPRIGRVRSTDEILTALKNLDD from the coding sequence ATGTCCGAGATCACGCTCGACAGGAACACCGCCCTGGTCCTCATCGACCTCCAGAAGGGGATCCTGTCCCTGCCCGTGGTCACCCCCGCCGAGCAGATCCTCGCCAAGGGCATCCGGCTCGCCGACGCCTTCCGCGCGGCCGGCCTGCCCGTGGTCCTCGTGAGGGTCGCCTGGTCCCCGGACGGGGGCGACCTGCCCACCACCCACACCGACCGGCCCGGTCCGACCACCGCGCCCCCGGCCGAGTTCTCCGTGCTCCCGGCCGAGCTGACCACCGGGGCGAACGACATCGTCGTCACCAAGCGGCACTGGGGCGCCTTCACCGGCACCGAGCTCGACCTCCAGCTGCGCCGCCGCGGCATCAAGCGGATCGTCCTCGCCGGCATCTCCACCAGCATCGGCGTCGAGTCCACCGCCCGCTCCGCCTGGGAGCACAGCTACGACCTGGTTTTCGCCGAGGACGCCACCACCGACACGGACGCGGACGCGCACGCCCACACCTTCGGGAAGATCTTCCCCAGGATCGGTCGGGTCCGCTCCACCGACGAGATCCTGACCGCCCTCAAGAACCTCGACGACTGA
- a CDS encoding saccharopine dehydrogenase family protein, with amino-acid sequence MGSGQMVAVFGAYGHTGRFVVAELVERGFVPVLSGRDGEKLKALAYETGLEARPATVGDPEALDRALAGTAAVINCAGPFASTTGPVIEAALRARIPYLDVAAELEANIDTFAHFADRARDAGAVIVPAMAFFGGLGDLLATAAMGDWTEAEEAHIAYALSSWHPTAGTRLSGAVSRERRGERRMRYAGGQWEYRTDASPTLEWRFPEPMGPRQVIGEFTMADVVTVPSHLSIPDVTTYMTVEAVRDIAAPGTPAPAAADDSGRSDQTFLVDAVVRSGGAERRAVAHGQDIYAVTAPLVVEALDRVLSGRTRTVGVASAGEIFDAPDFLRALAPHITLELLP; translated from the coding sequence ATGGGATCAGGTCAGATGGTGGCGGTGTTCGGCGCTTACGGGCACACCGGGCGGTTCGTGGTCGCGGAGCTGGTGGAGCGCGGGTTCGTGCCGGTGCTGTCGGGCCGCGACGGCGAGAAGCTGAAGGCGCTGGCCTACGAGACCGGCCTGGAGGCCCGGCCGGCGACTGTGGGCGACCCCGAAGCGCTGGACCGCGCGCTCGCGGGCACGGCCGCCGTGATCAACTGCGCGGGGCCCTTCGCCTCGACGACCGGCCCCGTGATCGAGGCGGCCCTGCGGGCCCGGATCCCCTACCTGGACGTGGCCGCCGAGCTCGAGGCCAACATCGACACCTTCGCGCACTTCGCCGACCGGGCGCGGGACGCCGGTGCGGTGATCGTCCCCGCGATGGCCTTCTTCGGCGGTCTGGGCGACCTGCTGGCCACCGCGGCGATGGGTGACTGGACCGAGGCCGAGGAGGCACACATCGCGTACGCCCTGAGCAGCTGGCACCCCACCGCCGGGACGCGGCTCTCGGGCGCGGTCTCGCGGGAGCGGCGCGGTGAGCGGCGCATGCGCTACGCGGGCGGGCAGTGGGAGTACCGCACCGACGCCTCGCCGACCCTCGAGTGGCGGTTCCCCGAGCCGATGGGGCCCCGGCAGGTCATCGGTGAGTTCACGATGGCCGACGTGGTGACCGTGCCCAGCCACCTGTCGATCCCGGACGTGACCACGTACATGACGGTCGAGGCGGTACGGGACATCGCGGCCCCCGGCACGCCTGCGCCGGCGGCGGCCGACGACAGCGGACGGTCCGACCAGACCTTCCTCGTCGATGCGGTCGTGCGGTCGGGCGGCGCCGAACGCCGCGCCGTGGCTCACGGGCAGGACATCTACGCCGTCACGGCCCCCCTCGTCGTGGAGGCCCTCGACCGGGTCCTGAGCGGCCGCACCCGTACGGTCGGTGTCGCCTCCGCGGGCGAGATCTTCGACGCCCCCGACTTCCTGCGCGCGCTGGCCCCGCACATCACCCTGGAGCTGCTCCCGTAG
- a CDS encoding helix-turn-helix domain-containing protein: protein MTTVALAVTDGMLHFELSLACEVFGSDLTHLVNPWYEFSLCGPGAVRIDRFSLEPDHGLDHLARADTVIVPGWADVDRDPPAELIDAVRAAHQAGARVASLCTGAFVLAAAGLLDGKRATTHWAHTEELARRHPLVTVDPDVLYVDNGSVLTSAGKAAAMDLCLHLVRLDHGSSAANKIARRLVVPPHRDGGQAQFVTTPVPAPGNHPLADLFPWALQRLDEPLTVEDLARRARMSSRHLGRHFKSVTGTTPLQWLLTQRIRHAQELLETTDDTVDTIATATGMGTATTLRRHFARTVGVPPDTYRRTFRSRTAPAGTTA from the coding sequence ATGACCACTGTCGCGCTGGCCGTCACCGACGGCATGCTGCACTTCGAGTTGTCCCTGGCCTGCGAGGTCTTCGGCTCCGACCTGACCCACCTCGTGAACCCCTGGTACGAGTTCTCGCTCTGCGGGCCGGGCGCCGTACGGATCGACCGCTTCAGCCTGGAGCCCGACCACGGACTCGACCACCTCGCGCGAGCGGACACCGTGATCGTCCCCGGCTGGGCCGACGTCGACCGGGACCCGCCGGCCGAGCTCATCGACGCGGTACGCGCGGCCCACCAGGCCGGCGCGCGCGTGGCCTCCCTGTGTACGGGAGCCTTCGTACTGGCCGCCGCCGGCCTGCTGGACGGCAAGCGCGCGACCACGCACTGGGCACACACCGAGGAACTGGCCAGACGCCACCCGCTCGTCACCGTGGACCCCGACGTCCTCTACGTGGACAACGGCAGCGTGCTGACCTCCGCCGGCAAGGCCGCCGCCATGGACCTGTGCCTGCACCTGGTGCGCCTCGACCACGGCTCCTCTGCGGCCAACAAGATCGCCCGCCGCCTGGTGGTCCCGCCCCACCGCGACGGCGGCCAGGCCCAGTTCGTCACGACCCCCGTGCCCGCCCCCGGCAACCACCCGCTCGCCGACCTCTTCCCCTGGGCGCTGCAACGCCTCGACGAGCCGCTCACCGTGGAGGACCTGGCCCGCCGGGCCCGGATGAGCTCACGTCACCTGGGCCGCCACTTCAAGTCGGTGACCGGCACCACCCCGTTGCAGTGGCTGCTCACCCAGCGCATCCGCCACGCCCAGGAGTTGCTCGAAACCACCGACGACACGGTCGACACCATCGCGACGGCCACCGGCATGGGTACCGCCACCACCCTGCGCCGTCACTTCGCGCGCACGGTGGGCGTCCCGCCGGACACCTACCGCCGCACCTTCCGCTCCCGGACCGCCCCGGCCGGCACGACGGCGTAA
- a CDS encoding glycoside hydrolase family 13 protein translates to MATPEDFTAADDPRSAAPSAWWRSASIYQIYPRSFADGNGDGIGDLAGIRARLPYLRRLGVDAVWISPWYPSPMADGGYDIADYRDIDPVFGTLAEAEALLSEAHDLGIRVIVDIVPNHCSDEHPWFRAALAAGPGSPERARFWFRPGRGEHGELPPNNWQSAFGGPGWRQVTEADGTPGEWYLHRFAPEQPDFNWENPEVHAEFESILRFWLDRGVDGFRIDVADNLVKDPALPDHESGPSPWADQDGVHDIYRAWHKVLDAYAHEPVFVGEVWTSDPERFARYLRPDELHTAFNFPFLQSPWDATALRTVIDSTLAEHAPVGAAATWVLSNHDTTRHVTRYGRADTSYALDGRRVHGVPVDLGLGRRRGRAAALLTMALPGCVYVYQGDELGLEEVEDIEPALRQDPTFFQTGGEDLGRDGCRVPLPWGDEAPEAKSWLPRPAGWAARSVREQSADPDSMLGFYRRALALRAARPALLEGRFTWLPAQPGVLAFARTAAGPAPSVRCLVNLSDGPVPLPEHAEVLLSSGHLDNGALPRDTAVWLR, encoded by the coding sequence ATGGCGACCCCCGAGGACTTCACCGCGGCCGACGACCCCCGATCCGCGGCACCGTCCGCCTGGTGGCGCAGTGCCTCGATCTACCAGATCTATCCGCGCAGTTTCGCGGACGGCAACGGCGACGGGATCGGTGACCTGGCCGGGATCCGAGCACGGCTTCCGTACCTGCGCCGGCTGGGCGTGGACGCGGTGTGGATCAGCCCCTGGTATCCGTCCCCGATGGCCGACGGCGGGTACGACATCGCCGACTACCGGGACATCGATCCGGTGTTCGGCACCCTGGCAGAGGCCGAAGCGCTGCTGTCCGAAGCGCATGACCTGGGCATCCGGGTGATCGTCGACATCGTCCCCAACCACTGCTCGGACGAGCACCCTTGGTTCCGCGCGGCCCTCGCGGCCGGACCCGGCTCGCCCGAGCGGGCGCGCTTCTGGTTCCGTCCGGGCCGCGGCGAGCACGGCGAACTTCCGCCCAACAACTGGCAGTCGGCCTTCGGAGGCCCCGGCTGGCGGCAGGTGACAGAGGCCGACGGCACGCCCGGCGAGTGGTACCTGCACCGGTTCGCCCCCGAGCAGCCCGACTTCAACTGGGAGAACCCCGAGGTTCACGCGGAGTTCGAGTCGATCCTGCGGTTCTGGCTCGACCGGGGCGTGGACGGCTTCCGCATCGACGTCGCCGACAACCTCGTCAAGGACCCGGCGCTGCCCGACCACGAGAGCGGGCCCAGTCCCTGGGCCGACCAGGACGGCGTCCACGACATCTACCGGGCCTGGCACAAGGTCCTCGACGCCTACGCTCACGAACCGGTCTTCGTGGGCGAGGTGTGGACCTCCGACCCGGAGCGCTTCGCCCGCTACCTGCGCCCCGACGAACTGCACACGGCGTTCAACTTCCCCTTCCTCCAGAGCCCGTGGGACGCGACGGCCCTGCGCACGGTCATCGATTCCACCCTCGCCGAGCACGCCCCGGTCGGCGCCGCCGCCACCTGGGTCCTCTCCAACCACGACACCACCCGCCACGTCACCCGCTACGGACGCGCGGACACCTCCTACGCGCTCGACGGCCGCCGCGTGCACGGTGTCCCCGTCGACCTCGGCCTCGGGCGGCGCCGGGGCAGGGCCGCGGCCCTGCTGACGATGGCCCTCCCCGGTTGTGTCTACGTCTACCAGGGCGACGAGCTGGGCCTCGAGGAGGTCGAGGACATCGAGCCGGCTCTCCGCCAGGACCCGACGTTCTTCCAGACCGGAGGCGAGGACCTCGGACGGGACGGCTGCCGGGTACCCCTCCCGTGGGGAGACGAGGCGCCGGAGGCGAAGTCCTGGCTGCCCCGGCCGGCCGGATGGGCCGCACGGAGCGTGCGCGAGCAGAGCGCCGACCCCGACTCGATGCTCGGTTTCTACCGCCGGGCCCTGGCGCTGCGAGCCGCCCGACCGGCCCTGCTCGAAGGGCGGTTCACCTGGCTTCCCGCTCAGCCGGGCGTACTCGCCTTCGCCCGCACCGCGGCCGGGCCGGCGCCCTCAGTACGCTGCCTGGTGAACCTTTCGGACGGCCCGGTTCCGCTGCCGGAGCACGCCGAAGTCCTGCTCTCCAGCGGGCACCTGGACAACGGAGCCCTGCCCCGGGACACCGCGGTCTGGCTGCGCTGA
- a CDS encoding MFS transporter, which yields MVGLDQTVVAVALDPMARGLGLTTFMMHGVVLVYVLALAAFVPVGGMLARRFGRLTTFRAGTAVFAIASGLCALAPTGDAAEPYLVTVRAVQGIGGALMMPVATSVITDVYEEHARGRALAVYAGLAQLFLVLGPIVGAVLTQLLGWRSVFLVNLPVGAACLWMIARARLSNRAEGGPLSVLQPLLVIFSLVTLILGLYQCGVWGFANGKTLTVLAAGLVAMGMAVRLILRSPRPLLDLRLLGIRPYAVAVALTFLVQAPQLIVLVHGTVYLRQAMGLSLLATGISLLPLVAASAAGTFLSGYLLDRSRSVRVPVLLGLTAATVGAAAWTAALPSREYLWQVPGMLLAGAGMGLPVPALSAELMRAVPPAKRADASVLRQSIRQLGGAVGLAVAGAVVLAANENTADAAGVIGVDATFAAFAVASCVLAVTLPLAAIALPPRRARTGGHRSAGRGTGPPSP from the coding sequence ATGGTCGGCCTGGACCAGACCGTCGTCGCGGTGGCCCTCGATCCCATGGCGCGCGGCCTCGGGCTGACCACCTTCATGATGCACGGCGTGGTCCTCGTCTACGTCCTCGCGCTGGCCGCGTTCGTACCGGTCGGAGGCATGCTGGCCCGCAGGTTCGGCCGGCTGACCACCTTCCGGGCCGGCACCGCGGTCTTCGCCATCGCGTCGGGACTCTGCGCGCTGGCCCCGACGGGTGACGCCGCTGAGCCGTACCTCGTCACGGTGCGGGCCGTGCAGGGCATCGGTGGCGCGCTGATGATGCCGGTGGCCACGTCCGTGATCACTGACGTGTACGAGGAACACGCCCGGGGCAGGGCGCTGGCCGTCTACGCCGGTCTGGCACAGCTCTTCCTCGTCCTCGGCCCGATCGTGGGCGCGGTCCTCACCCAACTCCTCGGCTGGCGCTCCGTCTTCCTCGTCAATCTGCCCGTCGGCGCCGCGTGTCTGTGGATGATCGCCAGGGCTCGACTGAGCAACCGGGCGGAGGGCGGCCCCTTGTCCGTGCTTCAGCCCCTCCTGGTGATCTTCTCCCTGGTCACGCTCATCCTCGGGCTCTACCAGTGCGGCGTCTGGGGCTTCGCCAACGGCAAGACCCTCACCGTGCTGGCCGCGGGCCTCGTGGCGATGGGTATGGCGGTGCGCCTCATCCTGAGGTCCCCGCGCCCCCTCCTCGACCTGCGGCTGCTGGGCATCCGCCCCTACGCCGTGGCCGTGGCGCTCACCTTCCTCGTGCAGGCACCCCAGCTGATCGTGCTGGTCCACGGCACGGTGTACCTGCGCCAGGCGATGGGCCTCTCGCTCCTGGCCACCGGGATCTCCCTGCTTCCCCTGGTCGCGGCCTCGGCGGCGGGCACCTTCCTCTCCGGGTACCTGCTGGACCGCTCCCGCTCGGTCCGGGTGCCCGTCCTGCTCGGTCTGACGGCGGCCACCGTCGGTGCGGCGGCCTGGACGGCGGCCCTGCCGTCTCGCGAGTACCTCTGGCAGGTCCCCGGGATGCTCCTCGCGGGAGCCGGGATGGGCCTGCCGGTCCCCGCCCTGAGCGCCGAGCTCATGCGCGCGGTTCCCCCGGCCAAGCGGGCCGACGCCTCCGTCCTGCGCCAGAGCATCCGGCAACTGGGCGGGGCGGTCGGGCTGGCGGTGGCCGGGGCCGTCGTACTGGCAGCCAACGAGAACACGGCCGACGCGGCGGGTGTCATCGGCGTCGACGCCACCTTCGCGGCCTTCGCCGTCGCGAGCTGCGTCCTGGCCGTCACCCTGCCGCTGGCGGCCATCGCCCTGCCGCCGCGCAGGGCCCGTACGGGCGGACACCGGAGCGCGGGCCGGGGAACCGGCCCCCCGTCACCGTAG
- a CDS encoding TetR/AcrR family transcriptional regulator gives MSTPTSPSDRPRRRRPYAPRVPIAERREQLLDAALAVIVSDGYARVSIDAIAKRAQVARSVVYGAFDDLDDLLLTLLDRQQELAFTRLLASVPDTRRTRDPVDFACEAVHRMAAMLREDPDTWRLILLTPASTPPAVHARIETDRARFRRRVASWIESAPAAEGAAPDPEVLAHALVACAEHFARLALTSGDAIDATRLAGQLRLLLGVIWPAPSA, from the coding sequence GTGTCGACACCGACGTCTCCAAGCGACAGGCCGCGCAGGCGGCGCCCCTACGCTCCGCGCGTCCCGATCGCCGAACGCCGCGAGCAACTCCTCGACGCGGCCCTCGCCGTGATCGTGAGCGACGGCTACGCCCGGGTCTCCATCGACGCGATCGCCAAGCGGGCGCAGGTCGCGCGCTCGGTGGTCTACGGGGCCTTCGACGATCTCGACGACCTGCTGCTCACCCTCCTCGACCGGCAGCAGGAGCTCGCCTTCACCCGCCTGCTCGCGAGCGTCCCCGACACTCGCCGCACCCGTGACCCGGTCGACTTCGCCTGCGAGGCGGTGCACCGGATGGCCGCCATGCTGCGGGAGGACCCGGACACCTGGCGTCTGATCCTGCTGACTCCGGCGAGCACTCCCCCGGCCGTCCACGCCCGCATCGAAACGGACCGGGCGCGGTTCCGGCGCCGGGTCGCCTCGTGGATCGAGTCCGCGCCGGCCGCCGAAGGAGCCGCACCGGACCCCGAGGTCCTCGCCCACGCGCTGGTCGCCTGCGCGGAGCACTTCGCGCGCCTCGCGCTCACCTCCGGCGACGCGATCGACGCCACCCGGCTCGCCGGCCAACTGCGGCTCCTGCTCGGTGTCATCTGGCCCGCGCCCTCGGCGTAG
- a CDS encoding oxygenase MpaB family protein, with amino-acid sequence MARLHGKEVEPHEDYGFFGPGSVVWKVWSYPTAPTVGFQRSVVVEELDPPLVAAVHGTQGIYDRTRTRYDRTLRYFAMVAFAGTDQVCKAADVLVKVHSKAIGRLPYGEGTYDANDPASQLWIQLTGWHSILYAYEKYGPGKLTAEEEKEYWESCALAAEFQTCSPDDVPRDRAGIRAYFEHMRPRLEASPIARQAMNHLLNTDLVLPPTPWWMRPARMVVARTHRIATIATMPRWMREMAQIRQSRLLDVLVVPVMRTSFALAHLSPRVELFLLGMLSPSTVKVVAPVKLGVPPRTKEVLTPEQARTRHGYVKPAEAHAEFRARQAVRVFGDGKPPSDQGLIESQEVLGPLA; translated from the coding sequence ATGGCCCGACTGCACGGCAAAGAGGTCGAACCGCACGAGGACTACGGGTTCTTCGGTCCCGGATCGGTCGTCTGGAAGGTGTGGAGCTACCCGACGGCGCCCACGGTGGGATTCCAGCGCTCCGTGGTCGTGGAGGAGCTAGACCCGCCGCTGGTGGCCGCGGTCCACGGCACCCAGGGCATCTACGACCGCACGCGCACCCGCTACGACCGCACGCTGCGCTACTTCGCGATGGTGGCCTTCGCCGGCACGGATCAGGTGTGCAAGGCGGCGGACGTCCTGGTCAAGGTCCACTCGAAGGCCATCGGCCGACTCCCTTACGGCGAGGGCACCTACGACGCCAACGACCCCGCCTCGCAGCTGTGGATACAGCTCACCGGCTGGCACTCGATCCTCTACGCCTACGAGAAGTACGGGCCCGGCAAACTCACCGCCGAGGAGGAGAAGGAGTACTGGGAGTCCTGCGCCCTCGCCGCGGAGTTCCAGACCTGCTCGCCCGACGACGTCCCGCGCGACCGCGCGGGGATCCGGGCCTACTTCGAGCACATGCGCCCGCGGCTGGAGGCCAGCCCGATCGCCCGGCAGGCCATGAACCACCTCCTGAACACCGACCTCGTCCTCCCGCCGACCCCGTGGTGGATGAGGCCCGCGCGGATGGTCGTGGCCAGGACGCACCGGATCGCCACCATCGCCACCATGCCGCGCTGGATGCGGGAGATGGCGCAGATCCGGCAGTCACGCCTCCTGGACGTCCTCGTCGTACCGGTCATGCGGACGTCCTTCGCGCTCGCCCACCTCAGCCCCCGTGTCGAACTGTTCCTGCTGGGGATGCTCTCCCCCTCCACGGTCAAGGTGGTGGCGCCCGTCAAGCTCGGCGTGCCTCCCCGCACCAAGGAGGTCCTCACCCCCGAACAGGCCCGCACCCGCCACGGCTACGTGAAGCCGGCCGAGGCACACGCCGAGTTCCGGGCGCGCCAGGCGGTACGCGTCTTCGGCGACGGGAAGCCTCCGAGCGACCAGGGACTCATCGAATCCCAGGAGGTGCTGGGCCCGCTGGCCTGA